The following coding sequences are from one Novosphingobium sp. KACC 22771 window:
- a CDS encoding NAD(P)/FAD-dependent oxidoreductase — protein sequence MRPALSLWQATAPDFASGMTGPVDGRYDVAIIGGGFTGLSAALALAKGGAKVALLEAGAVIGAASGRNGGQCNAGTAHDFGALASAHGVDKARAWYLAHCDAVDTVERLAREEGIACDFRRVGRAKLAAKPEHFTKIEAAYKLLRAEVDPNVSLVDADGLAQEIRVDGFYGALIQHTSAQLHVGRFGVGLAHAAARAGAYIWEQAPVTGIRREGAAYRVETPRGAVSAAQVLVATGGASPQAPFGWFRRRIVTVGSFAIATAPIDAALVDHLFPGRRNYVTSRIIGNYFRLTADNRLVFGGRARFALSNPASDLKGADILEKAMLRLFPALAGTPIEHRWGGAIDLTQDRLPRAGEHDGLYYAMGYSGHGVQMATHMGGQMAKVMGGDPSANPFADLNWPAIPGHLGKPWFLPFVGAYYRVLDYFQ from the coding sequence ATGCGCCCCGCCCTTTCCCTTTGGCAGGCGACGGCTCCGGATTTTGCCTCCGGCATGACCGGGCCGGTCGATGGCCGCTATGACGTGGCCATCATCGGCGGCGGGTTTACCGGCCTGTCGGCGGCGCTGGCCTTGGCCAAGGGCGGGGCAAAGGTTGCGCTGCTCGAAGCGGGCGCGGTGATCGGGGCCGCTTCGGGGCGCAATGGCGGCCAATGCAATGCGGGCACGGCGCATGATTTCGGCGCGCTGGCCTCGGCCCATGGGGTGGACAAGGCGCGGGCATGGTATCTGGCCCATTGCGATGCGGTGGACACGGTCGAACGCCTCGCCCGCGAAGAGGGGATCGCCTGCGATTTCCGCCGCGTGGGCCGCGCCAAACTGGCCGCGAAGCCTGAGCATTTCACCAAAATTGAGGCGGCGTATAAATTGCTCCGCGCCGAGGTGGATCCCAATGTCTCACTGGTGGATGCCGATGGTCTGGCGCAGGAAATCCGCGTCGATGGATTTTACGGCGCGCTGATCCAGCACACCAGTGCGCAATTGCATGTGGGCCGGTTCGGGGTGGGCCTTGCCCATGCCGCCGCCCGCGCGGGCGCGTACATTTGGGAACAGGCCCCAGTGACCGGTATCCGGCGCGAGGGCGCGGCCTATCGCGTGGAAACCCCGCGCGGCGCCGTCTCGGCCGCTCAGGTTCTGGTTGCCACCGGCGGGGCCAGCCCGCAGGCGCCCTTCGGCTGGTTCCGCCGCCGCATCGTCACCGTGGGCAGCTTTGCCATTGCCACCGCACCGATCGACGCCGCGCTGGTCGATCATCTGTTTCCCGGCCGCCGCAATTACGTGACCAGCCGGATCATCGGCAATTACTTCCGCCTGACCGCCGACAACCGGCTGGTGTTTGGCGGGCGGGCGCGCTTTGCCCTGTCCAATCCGGCATCGGATCTGAAAGGCGCGGATATTCTTGAAAAGGCCATGCTGCGCCTGTTCCCCGCACTGGCCGGCACACCGATCGAGCATCGCTGGGGCGGCGCGATTGATTTGACGCAGGACCGCCTGCCCCGCGCAGGCGAGCATGATGGCCTCTATTACGCCATGGGCTATTCGGGCCACGGGGTACAGATGGCCACCCATATGGGCGGCCAAATGGCCAAAGTCATGGGCGGCGATCCCTCGGCCAACCCCTTTGCCGACCTCAACTGGCCCGCCATTCCCGGCCATTTGGGCAAACCCTGGTTCCTGCCCTTTGTCGGGGCCTATTACCGTGTGCTGGATTATTTCCAATGA
- a CDS encoding ABC transporter substrate-binding protein, with the protein MIDFSRRAMMVGGLSAGLAGMPAIAASRPKRGGSIRVATQSVSTADTLDPAKGALSTDYVRHYMLYSGLTRIGTDLVARPSLAERIESADRTTWHIALRRGVHFHQGGELTSADVVFSLLRHKDPKLGSKMATIAAQFADVRADGRYGVAVRLTGPNADLPAILAQSHFLIVRHGVDRPDGNGTGAFRLAEFKPGIRTVTVRNPDYWIPGKPYLDRIELIAIPDEVSRVNALLAGDVQLTNAVAPHSTRRVEASPAHAVAATPSALYSNLIARMDMLPSGNPDFIAALKHLVDRPLVKRALFRGYATIGNDQPIPPFHPYYNAAIPQTALDLDRAKWHVRRGGLQNVRLPIFCGPAVEGSVDMASVLQEYGARVGLDLAITRVPSDGYWSTHWMRHPLSFGSTNPRPTADLIFSLFYKSDAAWNETRWKNPRFDQLLLAARGETNEATRKEMYGEMQQIVHDQCGSIIPVFISLIDGHDRRLQGLNPLPMGGLMGYQFAEHVWWAA; encoded by the coding sequence ATGATCGACTTTTCGCGCCGCGCCATGATGGTCGGCGGATTGAGTGCCGGTTTGGCGGGCATGCCCGCCATCGCCGCGTCGCGCCCCAAACGCGGCGGCTCGATCCGTGTGGCCACGCAATCGGTATCGACCGCCGATACGCTGGACCCGGCAAAAGGCGCGCTTTCCACCGATTATGTGCGCCATTACATGCTCTATTCGGGCCTGACGCGCATCGGGACTGATCTGGTCGCACGCCCGTCTCTGGCCGAACGGATTGAAAGCGCCGACCGCACGACATGGCATATCGCCCTGCGCCGGGGCGTCCATTTCCATCAGGGCGGCGAATTGACCAGCGCGGATGTCGTCTTTTCGCTGCTGCGCCATAAAGACCCCAAGCTGGGCAGCAAGATGGCCACCATCGCGGCGCAATTTGCCGATGTGCGCGCCGATGGCCGCTATGGGGTGGCGGTGCGCCTGACGGGGCCGAATGCCGATCTGCCCGCCATTCTGGCGCAATCGCATTTCCTGATCGTGCGCCATGGTGTTGACCGGCCCGACGGCAATGGTACGGGCGCGTTCCGCCTGGCCGAATTCAAGCCCGGCATCCGCACCGTGACGGTGCGCAATCCCGATTACTGGATTCCCGGCAAACCCTATCTCGACCGGATCGAACTGATCGCGATTCCCGATGAGGTCAGCCGGGTGAACGCCCTGCTGGCCGGGGACGTCCAGCTGACCAATGCGGTGGCCCCGCATTCCACGCGCCGGGTCGAGGCATCGCCGGCCCATGCCGTGGCCGCCACGCCATCGGCGCTCTATTCGAACCTGATCGCGCGGATGGACATGCTGCCCAGCGGCAATCCCGATTTCATCGCCGCGTTAAAGCATCTGGTAGACCGCCCGCTCGTTAAACGCGCGCTGTTTCGCGGCTATGCCACCATCGGCAATGACCAGCCGATCCCGCCGTTTCACCCCTATTACAACGCCGCCATCCCCCAGACCGCACTCGATCTGGACCGGGCGAAGTGGCATGTGCGGCGCGGGGGGCTGCAGAATGTGCGCCTGCCGATCTTTTGCGGCCCGGCAGTCGAAGGCTCGGTTGATATGGCCTCGGTGCTTCAGGAATATGGCGCGCGCGTGGGCCTTGATCTGGCGATCACGCGGGTCCCTTCGGACGGTTATTGGTCCACGCATTGGATGCGCCATCCCCTCTCTTTCGGCAGCACCAATCCGCGACCCACGGCCGATCTGATCTTTTCGCTGTTCTATAAATCCGATGCGGCGTGGAACGAGACGCGCTGGAAGAACCCGCGCTTCGACCAATTGCTGCTGGCCGCGCGCGGCGAGACCAATGAGGCGACCCGCAAGGAGATGTATGGCGAAATGCAGCAGATCGTGCATGACCAATGCGGCTCGATCATCCCGGTCTTCATCAGCCTCATCGACGGCCATGACCGGCGGCTGCAGGGGCTGAACCCGCTGCCGATGGGAGGATTGATGGGCTATCAATTTGCCGAACACGTATGGTGGGCGGCGTGA
- a CDS encoding haloacid dehalogenase type II, giving the protein MTIFTPKFISFDCYGTLIKFHMGEMARQFYGDVIGEEKMAAFIKDFSAYRFDEVLGAWKPYREIIGNALSRTAKKYGVAYDEAHGEAIYQAVPTWGPHPDVPGGLSKIGTKIPLVILSNAMNSQIHDNVAKLGAPFYAVYTAESAQAYKPRMQAFEYMFDQLGWGPEVGMHVSSSFRYDQNTATDLGFGTRVFVGRGHEPSNANYRDVEIPHIGCLPALVGL; this is encoded by the coding sequence ATGACCATTTTCACTCCCAAGTTCATCAGCTTTGACTGCTATGGTACGCTGATCAAGTTTCACATGGGCGAGATGGCCCGCCAGTTTTACGGCGATGTGATCGGCGAGGAAAAGATGGCTGCGTTCATCAAGGACTTTTCGGCCTATCGCTTTGATGAAGTGCTGGGCGCATGGAAGCCCTATCGCGAAATCATCGGCAACGCCCTGTCGCGCACCGCCAAGAAATATGGCGTCGCCTATGACGAAGCCCATGGCGAAGCGATCTATCAGGCTGTGCCCACATGGGGCCCGCACCCGGATGTTCCCGGCGGCCTGTCGAAAATCGGCACCAAGATCCCGCTGGTGATCCTCTCCAACGCGATGAACAGCCAGATCCACGACAATGTGGCCAAGCTGGGCGCGCCCTTCTACGCCGTCTATACCGCCGAAAGCGCACAGGCCTACAAGCCGCGCATGCAGGCCTTCGAATATATGTTCGACCAGCTTGGCTGGGGGCCGGAGGTTGGCATGCATGTCTCCTCCAGCTTCCGCTATGACCAGAACACTGCGACCGACCTTGGCTTTGGCACGCGCGTTTTCGTCGGGCGCGGGCATGAACCGTCGAACGCCAATTACCGCGATGTGGAAATCCCGCATATCGGCTGTCTGCCCGCTCTGGTGGGCCTCTGA
- a CDS encoding ABC transporter permease has translation MVGGVSGASAAKASLWPLLGRRVGSAVITLLLVSMVIFAIAGLLPGDAAQEALGQSATPEQVAALRHEMGLDRPAPVRYAQWLAGMARGDAGQSLVAGMPVRAIIAERLPNTLMLAGMTAALAVPLALVMGITAAIRRGSWLDRAINLASLSMVALPEFLVATVGVLIFSVKLMWLPSIAMVSSDATWSDTLRSCALPILSLTVVVVAQMARMTRAAIADQLDRPYVEMARLKGASLSRVVLGHVLPNCLGPIVNAMALSLSYLMGGAIIVETIFNFPGLASLMVNAVTSRDMPLLQSCAMIFCSAYLLLMLVADMVALLANPRLRAQ, from the coding sequence ATGGTGGGCGGCGTGAGCGGGGCGTCTGCCGCAAAGGCCAGCCTCTGGCCCTTGCTGGGGCGGCGCGTGGGGTCGGCCGTGATCACGCTGCTGCTGGTCTCGATGGTCATCTTTGCGATCGCGGGCCTGTTGCCCGGCGATGCCGCGCAGGAAGCGCTGGGCCAATCCGCCACGCCCGAACAGGTGGCGGCGCTGCGCCATGAAATGGGTCTGGATCGCCCCGCCCCGGTGCGTTACGCCCAATGGCTGGCGGGCATGGCGCGCGGCGATGCGGGGCAATCGCTGGTGGCCGGGATGCCGGTGCGCGCGATCATTGCCGAACGGCTGCCCAACACGCTGATGCTGGCGGGCATGACGGCGGCGCTGGCGGTGCCTCTGGCGCTGGTCATGGGCATAACGGCGGCGATCCGGCGCGGGTCGTGGCTCGACCGGGCGATCAATCTGGCCTCGCTCTCGATGGTGGCGCTGCCCGAATTTCTGGTGGCGACGGTGGGCGTGCTGATCTTTTCGGTCAAGCTGATGTGGCTGCCCTCGATCGCGATGGTATCCTCGGATGCAACATGGAGCGACACGCTGCGCTCCTGCGCCTTGCCGATCCTGTCGCTGACCGTGGTGGTGGTGGCCCAGATGGCGCGCATGACCCGCGCGGCCATCGCCGATCAGCTTGACCGGCCCTATGTCGAGATGGCGCGTTTGAAGGGCGCCTCGCTCTCGCGGGTGGTGCTGGGCCATGTGCTGCCCAATTGTCTGGGGCCGATTGTCAATGCGATGGCGCTTTCGCTCTCCTATCTGATGGGCGGGGCGATCATCGTCGAAACGATCTTCAATTTTCCGGGACTGGCCAGCCTGATGGTCAATGCCGTGACCAGCCGCGACATGCCGCTGCTGCAATCCTGCGCGATGATTTTCTGCTCTGCCTATCTCCTTTTGATGCTGGTGGCCGATATGGTCGCGCTGCTGGCCAACCCGAGGCTGCGTGCGCAATGA